The genomic region AAGACGTCAGACTGTCAAGCGCCCTGCTTGCAAAGGATGATAACGTTGAAAATTCAGGAAAATTTAGAACAAATCATGCGTAAGCGATGCTATCTCTGCGGCAGATCCCGCGATCAGGTCGAGAAGCTCATCCTGGGCGTTCACGGCGGCGTCTGCGCGAATTGCATCGAATTAGCGTACAGCATACTCCACAGTTCTCCTGAAGAGCAAAGCGAGGCGCTGGTGGCGGCAAGGGAACGCGCGCAGAGTGAGCGTTCAAAAACGCTGCTGCAGCGCCTCTTTAGCAAACCAAAACAGCGTCTATGAACTCTAACGCGCCATGAGGCCCGTCAGGCCGCAAAGCGGCGATAGATTTCCCAGGACTTAT from Capsulimonas corticalis harbors:
- a CDS encoding ClpX C4-type zinc finger protein, with amino-acid sequence MKIQENLEQIMRKRCYLCGRSRDQVEKLILGVHGGVCANCIELAYSILHSSPEEQSEALVAARERAQSERSKTLLQRLFSKPKQRL